ATCGAATACATCATGTCCAGTCTCGGCGAGAAGGGAACCCGCTTCGAGTTCGAGTGCTACGATGTCGGCCACCTCTACAACCTCGCCCACATGCTCGACCGCGGCTTCGTCAAGCTGCCGATGTTCGTGCAGATCATCGTGGGCACGCTCGGCGGCATCGGACCGGGGCCGGAAAACCTCAACTTCATGAAGGAGACGGCCGATCGGCTGTTCGGCAAGGACTACCGCTGGTCGGTGCTGGCCGGCGGCAGGCACCAGATGAACATGGCGACCATGGCCGCGACGATGGGCGGCAACGTCCGCGTCGGCCTGGAAGACAGCCTCTATGCCGGCAAGGGCAAGCTCGCGACCTCGAACGCCGAGCAGGTGCGGATGATCCGCACCGTCATGGAGAACCTGTCGATGGAGATCGCCTCGCCTGCCGAGGCGAGGCAGATGCTGGGTCTCAAGGGCGCGGACCAGGTGGCTTTCTGAAATCGACGCGGGACCTCCGGCAGCGCCCGATGCGCGCTGCCGGACGCAGCGTCAGTCGATACCGCCGAGCGCCTTGCTCAGCCGGTCGGCGTGATCGCGGACCGCTTTGCGGATCTTGTCGAGATGCGGCGGCTTGGCCCGGCTCGTCGGCAGCGAGATGCCGATGACCCCAAGCAGCGCGCCATCGACGCCGTGGATCGGTGCGGACACGCCGCTGACGCCGATCGCATACTCGTCATAGGCTTCCGCGACGCCCGTCTCCCTCGCCGCTTCGATCTCCTTGCGCAGGGCCGGCAGGGTCGTGATCGTCTTGTCGGTGAATTTGCGCAGGCGCGGCAGCTTGGGAAGCAGGTTTTCCATATCGCCCATCAGGAGCGCCTTGCCGAGGGACGAGCAATGGATCGGCGTGCGGCTTCCGAGCACAGACATGGTCTGCACCGCCTGGGCCGATTCGCGCTTGTCGATGATGACGACGTCCACGCCCTCCAGAACGGCCAGCACCGCCGTCTCCTCGATCTCGCGCTCCAGTTCCTCGAGATGCCGCCGGGTCCAGGCGCGCAGGTCGAAATTGCGGAAGGCGCGAACGCCGATCGCCCACATGCGCGTCGTCAGCATGTAGCGGCTGCTGTCACTTTCCTGGCGCACATAGCCCAGCTGAGACATCTTCTCGAGCAGACGATAGGTCGTGCTCTTGTTCATGTTCAGCGCACGCGACAGGTCGACCAGCTTCACCGGCTCTCCATAGGTCGACAGCAGCTCCAGTACCTTCAGCGCCTTCTCAACTGTAGTCGACAATCCCCGTCCTCCTCCCGATGGCGATGCGCCGCGCCCGGCGTCGATGAAGAACCGCCACGATCACTCGCCCCGAACCATTCTTTTCCCGATCCGCGAACCGATTGCAATGCGAGGGGCGGGCCGCGATCGGCCGCTGTCCCCTCGGGCGGAACCTCATTCCGGCATGTCCACACGGCCGCCGGCCGCCTTCCAGGCGCTGATGCCGCCGGCGATGTGGCGGACCGGCGAAAGGCCCATGTCCTGCGCCGTCTTTGCAGACAGCGCCGAGCGCCAGCCGGAGGCGCAGTAGAAGACGAAGGTCTTGTCCTGCTGGAAGACCTCCTTGGCGTAGGGGCTGTCCGGATCGATCCAGAATTCGAGCATGCCGCGCGGGCAATGGAACGCGCCGGGAATCTTGCCGTCGCGCTTGAGTTCCCGCGGGTCGCGCAGGTCCACCAGCACATAGTCCTCATTGCCCAGAAGCGTGATCGCCGTAGCCGCGTCGATCGCTTCGACCTCTGCGTTCGCACGCTCCAACAGCGCCTTGTATCCGGTCGTGATCGTGGACGGCATCTTCTCTTCCTTTCCCGTTCCTCGTCGTTTTTCGCGCTCGTGAGCCACGGTAACAGACCCGTGGCCGCTTGACAGGCGCATCAAAATACAAAATCATAGTTCATATAATAAAACAACTTCCGGATCGGCCTCTCCCTGCACGCCTCCGCATTCGACAAGGATTTCAGTGCCATGCCCCCACTCCTGAGCGACGAGCAGACGATGATCGCGGAAGGCGTCCGCGCGTTCGTCCAGGCCGAACTCCAGCCGCATGAGGCACTGGTGGAGAAGCTCGATTCGGTGCCGGACGACCTGTTTCGCGAGATCCAGAAGAAGGCGATCACCGCCGGCTACTACGCGCTCAACATGCCGGAGGAGCACGGCGGCGGCGGTCTCAACGCCAGCCAGCGCTGCGTGGCGGAGATCGAGTTCGGCCGCACCAGCCGGGCGCTCGCTGTCATCTGCAACCGCCCCGCGCCGATCCTGAAATCATGCGTCGGCGACCAGATCGAGACCTATCTGAAGCCGGTAATCACCGGCGAGCGCTGGGAGTGCTTCGCGCTCACCGAGCCGGGCGCCGGGTCGGATGCGCGCGCCATCACCACGCGTGCCGTGCGCGACGGAGACGACTTCGTCATCAATGGCACCAAGCAGTTCATCACCATGGCGATGCGGGCGGACTTCATCATTCTGTTCGCCGTGACCGGTATCGACAGCACCCCGAAGGGTGAAAGCAAGCGCATTACCGCCTTCCTCGTCGACAAGGACACGCCCGGCATCGAGGTCACCCCGCTCGACGTCGTGTCGAATCGCGGCATGAAGTCCTGCATCATCTCCTTCACCGACGTGCGCGTGCCGGCGCGCAACATCCTCGGCGGCGAAGGCAATGGCTTCGGCATCGCCAAG
The Mesorhizobium australicum genome window above contains:
- a CDS encoding 3-keto-5-aminohexanoate cleavage protein produces the protein MADKKIISCAITGATHTPTMSPYLPVTPDAIIEQAVGAAQAGAAILHLHARDPQTQRPTAELDIWMHILKSISAQTDAVLNMTTGGSTFMSIEDRLRAPLAAAPELCSCNMGSMNFGTYMMKEKFKGKWKNDWEEDYLEASRGAIFRNTFADIEYIMSSLGEKGTRFEFECYDVGHLYNLAHMLDRGFVKLPMFVQIIVGTLGGIGPGPENLNFMKETADRLFGKDYRWSVLAGGRHQMNMATMAATMGGNVRVGLEDSLYAGKGKLATSNAEQVRMIRTVMENLSMEIASPAEARQMLGLKGADQVAF
- a CDS encoding IclR family transcriptional regulator, coding for MSTTVEKALKVLELLSTYGEPVKLVDLSRALNMNKSTTYRLLEKMSQLGYVRQESDSSRYMLTTRMWAIGVRAFRNFDLRAWTRRHLEELEREIEETAVLAVLEGVDVVIIDKRESAQAVQTMSVLGSRTPIHCSSLGKALLMGDMENLLPKLPRLRKFTDKTITTLPALRKEIEAARETGVAEAYDEYAIGVSGVSAPIHGVDGALLGVIGISLPTSRAKPPHLDKIRKAVRDHADRLSKALGGID
- a CDS encoding rhodanese-like domain-containing protein, encoding MPSTITTGYKALLERANAEVEAIDAATAITLLGNEDYVLVDLRDPRELKRDGKIPGAFHCPRGMLEFWIDPDSPYAKEVFQQDKTFVFYCASGWRSALSAKTAQDMGLSPVRHIAGGISAWKAAGGRVDMPE
- a CDS encoding acyl-CoA dehydrogenase family protein is translated as MPPLLSDEQTMIAEGVRAFVQAELQPHEALVEKLDSVPDDLFREIQKKAITAGYYALNMPEEHGGGGLNASQRCVAEIEFGRTSRALAVICNRPAPILKSCVGDQIETYLKPVITGERWECFALTEPGAGSDARAITTRAVRDGDDFVINGTKQFITMAMRADFIILFAVTGIDSTPKGESKRITAFLVDKDTPGIEVTPLDVVSNRGMKSCIISFTDVRVPARNILGGEGNGFGIAKSWIFSGRVMLAANCIGLAERAMKIAAEWANTRTAFGQPIGRFQGTAFKLADMAMEIHATRLMVLDGAAKMDAGTITQREASQVNLFGSEMAGRVTDNALQIMGGMGITKDMPLERFWRDARVERIWEGTSEIHRDIISKDVLREFAA